A genomic segment from Pseudobacteriovorax antillogorgiicola encodes:
- a CDS encoding bile acid:sodium symporter family protein: MEGSMLTKVVLPVALFVVMLGMGLSLAVTDFKRVGTNPKGILVGLSCQMLMLPALGIVTAVSLGMSPLLSAGLLILCLCPGGVTSNLFCYLAKGNVALSITLTAVVSLITPFSIPVLADWGMAYFLGEGRTIQLPLMRTIITLIAITVLPVGLGMLIKQKRGPLAKRAETPVKVLSMVLLFVIIAGIVRQNWDKLPDFFAQTGIAVVLLNIGTMVIGYFVGRIVALDRKDSIAIGVEVGIQNGTTALFITSTLLADPILSIPAATYSLVMFVTGAAYSYIFQRQSASST, translated from the coding sequence ATGGAAGGAAGCATGCTCACCAAGGTTGTCTTGCCGGTAGCCTTATTTGTTGTGATGTTAGGTATGGGCTTATCCCTAGCAGTGACAGATTTCAAAAGGGTGGGAACGAATCCCAAGGGTATCTTGGTTGGTCTCTCCTGCCAGATGTTGATGTTGCCAGCTCTGGGTATCGTGACAGCAGTATCCTTGGGAATGTCGCCACTTCTTTCTGCTGGGCTACTTATTTTATGCCTTTGCCCTGGAGGTGTGACATCCAACCTATTTTGCTATTTGGCAAAAGGCAATGTGGCTCTATCAATCACCCTAACTGCAGTCGTGAGTCTGATTACCCCATTTTCAATCCCAGTGCTAGCAGACTGGGGAATGGCTTACTTTTTGGGCGAAGGACGAACAATACAGTTGCCACTGATGAGAACAATTATAACACTGATCGCAATAACGGTACTACCAGTTGGGCTAGGGATGTTGATCAAGCAAAAACGAGGCCCACTTGCAAAGCGAGCTGAGACTCCCGTGAAGGTTTTATCTATGGTGCTACTTTTTGTGATTATTGCGGGGATCGTTCGCCAAAACTGGGACAAACTTCCTGATTTTTTTGCCCAGACTGGAATTGCTGTTGTGCTGCTCAACATTGGAACCATGGTAATAGGATACTTTGTCGGCAGAATCGTAGCTCTTGATCGTAAAGATAGTATTGCGATTGGAGTTGAGGTCGGCATTCAGAACGGAACAACGGCTTTATTCATTACCAGTACCTTGCTTGCCGATCCTATTTTGTCTATTCCTGCGGCAACCTATAGCTTGGTGATGTTTGTTACAGGTGCCGCATACTCCTATATATTCCAGCGTCAGAGTGCCAGTAGTACTTAA